Proteins encoded together in one Mugil cephalus isolate CIBA_MC_2020 chromosome 16, CIBA_Mcephalus_1.1, whole genome shotgun sequence window:
- the LOC125022254 gene encoding GTPase IMAP family member 8-like — MEKATAVRELNAVLVGSRSAQKYYAGNMILGKETFDPVEETCCCERGEAEVCGRRVSLIKAPGWLQGYCLCDTSELYKTEAILSVTMCPPQLHGFILVINAEMLFKDNYMKATLEHMQHFFGETVWDHTIVVFIHRGRLGKTIEQYIKGEGAPLQSLLEACGNRYHSLCDEGKDNDMMVKELFEKIDAMVAANSYYDMDSTLVQSAETRRTEVNKKAEDRRLQSHQQRETLKALLREPKPSLRILMVGWVFSGKSAAGNIIMRSDVFPSGERTVKASKQRCEVAGRDVVIVDTPGWWKFSPSAFNPPSLKSEIEEGVSLCSPSPNVILLAVPFDTSFTEEQKRITESNMRPFGQRVWRHVIVLFTVGDTLGDKTVEQHIESEGQPLQWLIEKCGNRYHVFNKKREDDDDQVIKLLEKMEEMVAGNYFFYFSANPEDPQPEQDRSDELSETRDENTTKEVTEQLTIEWDRRNWEKHHILKGNDSMSTPPNMSKSMKTVKSEKDEKEKNYQYEDDEFQKRATEDEVGASNENPYIRLMEREWRRREAVMELAERTHFFTAGKSEPDADQVLEARAKVSAWLKQLDSGCGGTIYSVGPEEEAAQQH; from the exons atgGAGAAAGCTACAGCTGTCAGAG agcTCAATGCAGTTCTTGTGGGATCAAGAAGCGCCCAGAAATATTACGCTGGAAACATGATCCTGGGAAAAGAGACGTTTGATCCTGTAGAAGAAACATGTTGTTGTGAGAGGGGAGAGGCGGAAGTATGCGGGAGAAGAGTCTCATTGATCAAAGCCCCTGGTTGGCTGCAAGGATACTGCCTTTGTGATACATCAGAACTTTACAAGACGGAAGCGATTCTCAGTGTCACCATGTGTCCACCACAGCTACATGGTTTTATCCTGGTGATAAATGCAGAAATGCTATTCAAAGATAATTACATGAAGGCAACCCTGGAGcacatgcagcatttctttgGTGAGACAGTGTGGGATCACACCATAGTGGTCTTCATCCACAGAGGTCGCCTGGGCAAGACCATTGAGCAATACATCAAGGGTGAAGGTGCACCACTGCAGTCACTTCTGGAGGCATGTGGAAACAGATATCACAGTCTTTGTGATGAAGGCAAAGACAATGACATGATGGTCAAGGAGCTGTTTGAGAAGATTGACGCCATGGTGGCAGCAAATAGCTACTATGACATGGACAGTACGCTAGTCCAAAGTGCTGAGACGAGGAGGACCGAAGTGAACAAAAAAGCAGAGGATCGGCGTCTGCAGTCACATCAACAAAGGGAAACACTCAAAGCACTTCTGAGAG AACCAAAACCCAGCCTGAGAATCCTGATGGTGGGGTGGGTGTTTTCTGGGAAGAGTGCTGCAGGAAATATTATCATGAGATCAGATGTGTTTCCTTCTGGGGAAAGGACAGTAAAAGCTTCAAAGCAACGTTGTGAGGTGGCTGGAAGAGATGTTGTCATTGTGGACACTCCAGGATGGTGGAAGTTTTCCCCATCTGCATTTAATCCTCCATCTTTGAAGTCTGAGATTGAAGAAGGAgtgtctctctgctctccatcaccaaatgtcattttgttggCAGTGCCATTTGACACATCATTTACAGAGGAACAAAAAAGAATCACAGAAAGCAACATGAGACCATTTGGACAGAGAGTGTGGAGACATGTGATTGTGTTGTTTACAGTGGGGGACACTTTGGGGGACAAAACTGTCGAGCAGCACATTGAAAGTGAAGGACAACCTCTCCAGTGGCTTATTGAGAAATGTGGAAACCGGTATCATGTGTTTAacaagaagagagaagatgatgatgatcaggTGATTAAGCTactggagaagatggaggagatggtggCAGGAAACTACTTTTTTTACTTCAGTGCTAACCCAGAGGATCCACAACCTGAGCAAGACAGAAGTGACGAATTAAGTGAAACCAGAGATGAGAACACAACCAAGGAGGTCACAGAGCAACTTACCATCGAATGGGATCGCAGGAACTGGGAGAAACATCACATCCTCAAAGGAAACGACAGCATGAGTACACCACCAAACA TGAGTAAAAGTATGAAGACTGTGAAAtcagaaaaagatgagaaagaaaagaattacCAATATGAAGATGACGAGTTCCAGAAAAGAGCGACTGAAGATGAAGTGGGAGCGAGCAATGAGAACCCATAtatcagactgatggagagagaaTGGAGAAGACGAGAAGCGGTGATGGAACTGGCAGAACGGACACATTTCTTCACTGCAG GAAAATCCGAGCCAGATGCTGATCAAGTGCTGGAAGCAAGAGCAAAGGTGTCTGCATGGTTGAAACAATTAGATTCAGGCTGTGGAGGTACGATTTACAGTGTGGGGCCAGAGGAAGAAGCAGCTcagcaacactga
- the LOC125022802 gene encoding uncharacterized protein LOC125022802 produces MEKATAVRELNAVLVGSRSAQKYYAGNMILGKELFDPGEETCCCEKGEAEVCGRRVSLIKAPGWLRGYCLCDTSELYKIEAILSVTMCPPQIHCFILVINAEMLFKDVNKKATLEHMQHFFGETVWDHTIVVFIHRRRLGKTIEQYIKGEGAPLQSLLEACGNRYHSLCDEGKDNDMMVKELFEKIDAMVAANSYYEMDSTLVQSAEARRTEVNKKAEDRRLQSHQQRETLKALLTEPKPSLRILMVGWVFSGKSAAGNIIMRSDVFHSGERTVKALKQHCEVAGRDVVIVDTPGWWKFFPPAFNPPSLKSEILEGVSLCSPSPNVILLALTLDTPFTEEQRRITESNMRLLGHRVWRHVIVLFTWGDTLGDKTVEQYIEGEGKPLQWLIEKCGNRYHVFNKKRKDDDQVIKLLEKMEEMVAGNSFFYLSAYPEDPQPEQDRSDELSETRDENTTKEVTEQLTMEWDRRNWEKSHILKGNNSMDLRPNMSDSMKSGNSEKDDKEINYQYEDDEFQKRATEDEVGASNENPYMRLLEKEWSRREAAMEQAGWTHFFSAENMEKATAVRELNAVLVGSRSAQKYYAGNMILGKELFDPGEETCCCEKGEAEVCGRRVSLIKAPGWLRGYCLCDTSELYKIEAILSVTMCPPQLHCFILVINAEMLFKDVNKKATMEHMQHFFGETVWDHTIVVFIHRRRLGKTIEQYIKGEGAPLQSLLEACGNRYHSLCDEGKDNDTMVKELFEKIDAMVATNSYYEMNSTLVQSAEARRTEVNKKAEDRHLQSHQQRETLKALLTEPKPSLRILMVGWVFSGKSAAGNIIMRSDGFHFGERTVKALKQRCEVAGRDVVIVDTPGWWKFFPPAFNPPSLKSEILEGVSLCSPSPNVILLALTLDTPFTEEQRKITESNMRLLGQRVWRHVIVLFTWGDTLGDKTVEQYIEGEGKPLQWLIEKCGNRYHVFNKKRKDDDQVIKLMEKMEEMVAGNNFFYLSAYPEDPQPEQDRSDELSETRDENTTKEVTEQLTIEWDRRNWEKHHILKGNSSIEFRPDMSDSMKSGNSEKDDKEINYQYEDDEFQKRATEDEVGASNENPYMRLLEREWSRREAVMEQAGWTLFFSAAKSEPDADQVLESRAKVSAWLKQLPTLHKTSDSGYEGTISSVGPEEEAAQQH; encoded by the exons ATGGAGAAAGCTACAGCTGTCAGAG agcTCAATGCAGTACTTGTGGGATCAAGAAGCGCCCAGAAATATTATGCTGGAAACATGATCCTGGGAAAAGAGTTGTTTGATCCTGGAGAAGAAACATGTTGTTGTGAGAAGGGTGAGGCGGAAGTATGCGGGAGAAGAGTCTCATTGATCAAAGCCCCTGGTTGGCTGCGAGGATACTGCCTCTGTGATACATCAGAACTTTACAAGATAGAAGCGATTCTCAGTGTCACCATGTGTCCACCACAGATACATTGCTTTATCCTGGTGATAAATGCAGAAATGCTATTCAAAGATGTTAATAAGAAGGCAACCCTGGAGcacatgcagcatttctttgGTGAGACAGTGTGGGATCACACCATAGTGGTCTTCATCCACAGACGCCGCCTGGGAAAGACCATTGAGCAATACATCAAGGGGGAAGGTGCACCACTGCAGTCACTTCTGGAGGCATGTGGAAACAGATATCACAGTCTTTGTGATGAAGGCAAAGACAATGACATGATGGTCAAGGAGCTGTTTGAGAAGATTGACGCCATGGTGGCAGCAAATAGCTACTATGAAATGGACAGTACGCTAGTCCAAAGTGCTGAGGCGAGGAGGACCGAAGTGAACAAAAAAGCAGAGGATCGGCGTCTGCAGTCACATCAACAAAGGGAAACACTCAAAGCACTTCTGACAG AACCAAAACCCAGCCTGAGAATCCTGATGGTGGGGTGGGTGTTTTCTGGGAAGAGTGCTGCAGGAAATATTATCATGAGATCAGATGTGTTTCATTCTGGGGAAAGGACAGTGAAAGCTTTAAAGCAACATTGTGAGGTGGCTGGAAGAGATGTTGTCATTGTGGACACTCCAGGATGGTGGAAGTTTTTCCCACCTGCGTTTAATCCTCCATCTTTGAAGTCGGAGATTTTAGAAGGAgtgtctctctgctctccatcaccaaatgtcattttacTGGCACTGACACTTGACACACCATTTACAGAGGAACAAAGAAGAATCACAGAAAGCAACATGAGGCTACTTGGACACAGAGTGTGGAGAcatgtgattgttttgtttacatggGGGGACACTTTGGGAGACAAAACTGTCGAGCAGTACATTGAAGGTGAAGGAAAACCTCTCCAGTGGCTTATTGAGAAATGTGGAAACCGGTATCATGTGTTtaacaagaagagaaaagatgatGATCAGGTGATCAAGCtgctggagaagatggaggagatggtggCAGGAAACAGCTTTTTTTACCTCAGTGCTTACCCAGAGGATCCACAACCTGAGCAAGACAGAAGTGACGAATTAAGTGAAACCAGAGATGAGAACACAACCAAGGAGGTCACAGAGCAACTTACCATGGAATGGGATCGCAGGAACTGGGAGAAAAGTCACATCCTCAAAGGAAACAACAGCATGGATTTAAGACCAAACA tgaGTGACAGTATGAAGTCTGGGAATTCAGAAAAAGATGATAAAGAAATTAATTACCAATATGAAGATGACGAGTTCCAGAAAAGAGCGACTGAAGATGAAGTAGGAGCGAGCAATGAGAACCCATATATGAGACTATTAGAGAAAGAATGGAGCAGACGAGAAGCGGCGATGGAACAGGCAGGATGGACACATTTCTTCTCTGCAG AAAACATGGAGAAAGCTACAGCTGTCAGAG agcTCAATGCAGTTCTTGTGGGATCAAGAAGCGCCCAGAAATATTATGCTGGAAACATGATCCTGGGAAAAGAGTTGTTTGATCCTGGAGAAGAAACATGTTGTTGTGAGAAGGGTGAGGCGGAAGTATGCGGGAGAAGAGTCTCATTGATCAAAGCCCCTGGTTGGCTGCGAGGATACTGCCTCTGTGATACATCAGAACTTTACAAGATAGAAGCGATTCTCAGTGTCACCATGTGTCCACCACAGCTACATTGCTTTATCCTGGTGATAAATGCAGAAATGCTATTCAAAGATGTTAATAAGAAGGCAACCATGGAGcacatgcagcatttctttgGTGAGACAGTGTGGGATCACACCATAGTGGTCTTCATCCACAGACGCCGCCTGGGAAAGACCATTGAGCAATACATCAAGGGTGAAGGTGCACCACTGCAGTCACTTCTGGAGGCATGTGGAAACAGATATCACAGTCTTTGTGATGAAGGCAAAGACAATGACACGATGGTCAAGGAGCTGTTTGAGAAGATTGACGCCATGGTGGCAACAAATAGCTACTATGAAATGAACAGTACGCTAGTCCAAAGTGCTGAGGCAAGGAGGACCGAAGTGAACAAAAAAGCAGAGGATCGGCATCTGCAGTCACATCAACAAAGGGAAACACTCAAAGCACTTCTGACAG AACCAAAACCCAGCCTGAGAATCCTGATGGTGGGGTGGGTGTTTTCTGGGAAGAGTGCTGCAGGAAATATTATCATGAGATCAGATGGGTTTCATTTTGGGGAAAGGACGGTGAAAGCTTTAAAGCAACGTTGTGAGGTGGCTGGAAGAGATGTTGTCATTGTGGACACTCCAGGATGGTGGAAGTTTTTCCCACCTGCGTTTAATCCTCCATCTTTGAAGTCGGAGATTTTAGAAGGAgtgtctctctgctctccatcaccaaatgtcattttacTGGCACTGACACTTGACACACCATTTActgaagaacaaagaaaaatcacagaaaGCAACATGAGGCTACTTGGACAGAGAGTGTGGAGAcatgtgattgttttgtttacatggGGGGACACTTTGGGGGACAAAACTGTCGAGCAGTACATTGAAGGTGAAGGAAAACCTCTGCAGTGGCTTATTGAGAAATGTGGAAACCGGTATCATGTGTTtaacaagaagagaaaagatgatGATCAGGTGATCAAGCtgatggagaagatggaggagatggtggCAGGAAACAACTTTTTTTACCTCAGTGCTTACCCAGAGGATCCACAACCTGAGCAAGACAGAAGTGACGAATTAAGTGAAACCAGAGATGAGAACACAACCAAGGAGGTCACAGAGCAACTTACCATTGAATGGGATCGCAGGAACTGGGAGAAACATCACATCCTCAAAGGAAACAGCAGCATTGAGTTCAGGCCAGACA tgaGTGACAGTATGAAGTCTGGGAATTCAGAAAAAGATGATAAAGAAATTAATTACCAATATGAAGATGACGAGTTCCAGAAAAGAGCGACTGAAGATGAAGTAGGAGCGAGCAATGAGAACCCATATATGAGACTATTAGAGAGAGAATGGAGCAGACGAGAAGCGGTGATGGAACAGGCAGGATGGAcacttttcttctctgcag CAAAATCCGAGCCAGATGCTGATCAAGTGCTGGAATCAAGAGCAAAGGTGTCTGCATGGTTGAAACAACTTCCAACTCTTCACAAAACCTCAGATTCAGGCTATGAAGGTACGATTTCTAGTGTGGGGCCAGAGGAAGAAGCAGCTcagcaacactga